A genomic segment from Nicotiana tabacum cultivar K326 chromosome 9, ASM71507v2, whole genome shotgun sequence encodes:
- the LOC107827280 gene encoding glucan endo-1,3-beta-glucosidase 5-like, producing the protein MEHFHFHRSIFFLWILFVIVVEKVSIAEGMGVNWGTRASHPLPPDIVVKLLKENGFNKVKLFEADPGALKALGRSGIQVMVGIPNDMLASLASTVRAAEEWVQQNVSSFISKNGVDIRYVAVGNEPFLKAYKDTFIKTTLPALENVQAALIKAGLGRQVKITVPINADVYKTDSGVPSGGNFRSDIHNLMMKIVKFLSDNGGPLTINIYPFLSLYADPHFPIDFAFFSGSSSPVVDGSITYNNVFEANYDTLVWALEKNGFGSMPIIVGEIGWPTDGDANANIEYARKFNQGLLDRISRGIGTPKRPTPPDIYIFGLVDEDAKSIEPGNFERHWGVFAFDGAIKYQLDLGNNRSLTSAKGVRYLARKWCVMAPEANVMDPSLPESINYACSYADCTSLGYGSSCGGLDVKSNASYAFNMYYQTMNQQKGSCERFHNLSVITTIDPSPSSSGRGNSSSCRFEIMIDVGRHQSRANPGTSSATKIKHFSLVFFVLAFVVDYYMSLP; encoded by the exons ATGGAACATTTTCACTTTCATCGTAGCATCTTCTTCTTGTGGATTTTGTTCGTAATAGTCGTCGAAAAAGTGTCAATAGCAGAGGGCATGGGCGTGAACTGGGGAACGCGGGCATCTCATCCGCTACCACCAGACATCGTAGTGAAGCTGTTAAAAGAGAACGGATTCAACAAAGTGAAATTGTTCGAAGCGGATCCAGGAGCGTTGAAGGCGCTAGGGAGATCAGGTATTCAGGTTATGGTTGGAATACCTAATGACATGTTAGCATCATTGGCCAGCACTGTTCGTGCTGCTGAGGAATGGGTGCAACAGAATGTTTCCTCCTTTATTTCCAAGAATGGCGTCGATATCAG GTATGTGGCAGTCGGAAATGAGCCTTTTCTGAAAGCCTACAAAGACACATTCATTAAAACAACATTACCGGCCTTAGAAAATGTGCAAGCAGCTCTTATTAAAGCAGGCCTAGGACGACAAGTCAAGATTACTGTTCCAATTAATGCAGATGTGTACAAAACAGACAGTGGAGTCCCCTCAGGTGGAAATTTCAGATCAGACATTCATAATCTCATGATGAAAATTGTTAAGTTCCTAAGTGACAATGGGGGTCCTCTCACTATTAACATCTATCCTTTCCTTAGCCTGTACGCTGACCCTCATTTCCCAATTGACTTCGCCTTCTTCTCTGGCTCTTCCTCTCCCGTCGTGGACGGTTCCATCACGTATAACAATGTTTTTGAAGCTAATTATGATACCCTTGTTTGGGCTCTCGAGAAAAATGGTTTTGGTTCGATGCCTATAATCGTAGGAGAAATCGGTTGGCCTACTGATGGTGATGCCAACGCGAACATTGAATATGCTAGAAAGTTCAATCAAGGTCTACTAGACCGAATTAGTCGTGGTATAGGCACACCTAAACGGCCTACACCACCAGACATTTACATTTTCGGGCTCGTGGATGAAGATGCCAAGAGCATTGAACCGGGGAATTTCGAGCGCCATTGGGGTGTTTTTGCCTTTGATGGAGCCATTAAGTACCAACTTGATTTAGGTAACAATCGAAGTCTGACGTCGGCTAAAGGCGTACGATATTTGGCTAGAAAATGGTGTGTAATGGCACCTGAGGCAAATGTTATGGACCCGAGCTTGCCAGAAAGTATAAATTATGCTTGTAGCTATGCAGATTGCACTAGTCTTGGATATGGTTCGTCATGTGGTGGACTTGACGTTAAGAGCAATGCTTCATATGCATTTAATATGTATTATCAAACTATGAATCAACAGAAAGGGTCGtgtgaaaggtttcacaatttgtCCGTCATTACAACAATTGATCCATCTCCTAGTTCTTCAGGCAGGGGCAACTCTTCTTCTTGTCGTTTTGAGATAATGATTGATGTGGGAAGGCACCAGTCAAGGGCAAATCCAGGAACTTCTTCGGCTACAAAGATCAAAcatttttctcttgttttctttGTGCTAGCATTCGTAGTGGACTACTACATGTCTCTGCCTTAG